In one window of Zingiber officinale cultivar Zhangliang chromosome 11A, Zo_v1.1, whole genome shotgun sequence DNA:
- the LOC122031682 gene encoding wall-associated receptor kinase 2-like encodes MHSAAAALAMSLLLSLLLLLQLPAVASAVPVSRCPTRCGDVEIPYPFGIGANCSIGGGFNLTCNTMESGLKKPFYGHLEVLRISLTMGYVRMLNRIISQCNEPLQRAPKMGRGALNVGRDDGPYRFSDLRNKFTVIGCDTLAYIQDNHGNNSYASGCAAICRDEWSIGADGSCSGLGCCQTSIPKNLTQYTVKFESRSDNSDTWRFSNCSYAVLLEAEWFRFQTSYITTNQFMQINDGWVPVVMDWAIGSETCEVAKRNLTSSYVCVSAHSDCVDSSNGPGYLCNCSEGYQGNPYVSDGCQDVDECNLQPNPCPNGICHNLPGNYSCDCPEGKHGDAYNGTCTPNQKLSLAVKAAIGTSISLTFLLVFGMCICMIYQRRKLVQSRKRYFSEHGGMQLLEEMRKLSLAFRIFSKEELEKAINRVDKNNRILGQGRYGIVYKGDIGDNQFVAIKQPKVINERQKKEFGKEMLILSQVNHKNIVKLLGCCLEVEVPMLVYEFVPNGNLFELIHSRNIDNLPLAVRLNIARDSADALAYLHYSASPPIIHGDVKSANILLHENFTAKVSDFGASRLNPKDEDQFATLVQGTCGYLDPEYLQTCKLTEKSDVYSFGVVLLEILTRKKAIFFEENGEETSLASSFISARKEDRLEELLDNQVTSEGDAELIERIGELAVQCLSVRGEERPTMRDVADQLNNMRKFHPVPWTPPNAEDIESFFPVPSDTQTSTGNTSHIQEVALLIECAR; translated from the exons ATGCATTCAGCTGCTGCAGCACTCGCCATGTCTCTGCTCCTCTCCCTACTGTTGCTTCTGCAGCTACCTGCAGTTGCATCTGCTGTGCCTGTCAGCAGATGCCCGACAAGATGCGGCGACGTGGAGATCCCTTACCCCTTCGGCATCGGCGCTAACTGTTCCATAGGAGGAGGTTTCAATCTAACCTGCAACACCATGGAAAGTGGCCTCAAGAAGCCATTCTATGGTCATCTTGAGGTCCTCAGGATTTCGTTGACGATGGGCTACGTGCGCATGCTCAACCGCATAATCTCGCAGTGTAACGAGCCTTTACAAAGGGCCCCTAAAATGGGTCGAGGAGCCTTGAATGTTGGAAGGGATGATGGCCCATATAGGTTCTCAGATCTCCGCAACAAGTTCACTGTCATCGGCTGTGATACCCTTGCCTACATCCAAGACAACCATGGGAACAATAGCTACGCCAGTGGCTGTGCGGCCATCTGCCGGGATGAATGGAGCATCGGCGCCGATGGCTCCTGCTCCGGACTCGGTTGCTGCCAGACTTCCATACCCAAGAATCTCACACAGTATACTGTCAAGTTTGAAAGCCGTTCCGACAACTCGGATACTTGGAGATTTAGCAATTGCAGCTACGCCGTCTTGTTGGAGGCCGAGTGGTTCCGGTTTCAGACGTCTTACATCACCACGAACCAATTCATGCAAATTAACGACGGCTGGGTGCCGGTGGTTATGGACTGGGCCATCGGCAGCGAGACGTGCGAGGTAGCTAAGCGCAACCTAACCAGCTCTTATGTCTGCGTCAGTGCTCACAGCGACTGTGTCGACTCCTCCAATGGTCCTGGTTATCTCTGCAACTGTTCCGAGGGATACCAAGGCAATCCTTACGTCTCCGACGGATGCCAAG ACGTCGACGAATGCAATCTGCAACCAAATCCATGCCCAAATGGCATCTGCCATAACCTGCCAGGTAATTATAGTTGTGACTGCCCCGAAGGCAAGCACGGTGACGCTTACAATGGAACATGCACCCCAAATCAGAAGCTTTCCTTGGCGGTGAAAGCGGCTATAG GCACCTCCATCAGCTTGACTTTCTTACTAGTATTTGGCATGTGCATCTGTATGATTTATCAGAGAAGAAAACTTGTCCAGTCCAGGAAAAGATATTTCAGTGAACATGGGGGCATGCAATTACTAGAAGAGATGAGAAAATTAAGTCTTGCATTTAGGATCTTTTCAAAAGAAGAATTAGAGAAGGCGATAAATAGAGTTGATAAGAACAACAGAATTCTTGGGCAAGGCAGATATGGAATTGTTTACAAAGGAGATATAGGAGACAATCAGTTTGTTGCCATAAAGCAGCCAAAGGTTATAAATGAGAGACAAAAGAAAGAATTTGGAAAGGAAATGCTTATTCTTTCCCAAGTAAATCATAAGAACATAGTCAAGCTCTTGGGCTGTTGTTTGGAAGTGGAGGTTCCCATGTTGGTCTACGAGTTTGTCCCTAATGGTAACTTGTTTGAACTAATCCACAGCAGAAACATAGATAACCTCCCTTTAGCTGTGCGTTTAAACATTGCTCGTGATTCTGCTGATGCTCTTGCTTATTTACACTATTCGGCTTCGCCTCCAATCATTCATGGAGACGTGAAGTCTGCCAACATCCTCCTACATGAAAATTTCACTGCCAAAGTTTCTGATTTCGGAGCTTCAAGGCTAAATCCCAAGGATGAAGACCAGTTTGCTACTTTGGTTCAAGGGACCTGCGGTTACTTAGACCCCGAGTACCTTCAAACATGCAAATTAACTGAAAAAAGTGATGTTTATAGCTTTGGTGTAGTGCTATTAGAAATACTGACACGTAAGAAGGCAATTTTTTTTgaagaaaatggagaagaaacGAGCCTTGCATCAAGCTTCATTTCGGCCAGGAAAGAGGATCGACTTGAGGAACTCTTGGATAATCAAGTGACGAGTGAAGGAGATGCAGAGCTGATTGAAAGGATTGGTGAACTGGCAGTGCAGTGCTTGAGTGTAAGGGGAGAAGAGAGACCTACTATGAGGGATGTGGCCGACCAGCTAAACAACATGAGAAAGTTCCATCCTGTTCCATGGACACCACCAAATGCTGAGGACATTGAGAGTTTCTTTCCTGTTCCATCAGATACTCAAACGTCTACCGGTAACACTAGTCATATTCAAGAGGTTGCGTTGCTCATTGAATGTGCAAGGTAA